A region of Sandaracinaceae bacterium DNA encodes the following proteins:
- a CDS encoding carbonic anhydrase → MYEKIFAANRAWVAKMRADDATFFEDLATEQNPDFLYIGCSDSRVPANSIMGLKPGEVFVHRNIANCVPNTDINVHSVIQYAVEALKVKHIIVCGHYGCGGVQAAMQPKDLGLLNGWLREIRDVYRLHRAELATIEDEGERFKRLVELNVQEQCIHVAKTACVQKSFAANGYPIVHGWVFDLHDGLLRDLEIPFEQILDEIRDIYRLT, encoded by the coding sequence ATGTACGAGAAGATCTTTGCCGCCAATCGCGCGTGGGTCGCCAAGATGCGCGCCGACGACGCGACCTTCTTCGAGGACCTCGCCACCGAGCAGAACCCCGACTTCCTGTACATCGGCTGCTCCGACAGCCGCGTGCCGGCCAACTCGATCATGGGCCTCAAGCCCGGCGAGGTGTTCGTCCACCGCAACATCGCGAACTGCGTGCCCAACACGGACATCAACGTCCACTCGGTGATCCAGTACGCGGTCGAGGCGCTCAAGGTGAAGCACATCATCGTGTGCGGTCACTACGGATGTGGCGGCGTACAGGCCGCCATGCAGCCCAAGGACCTCGGCCTGCTCAACGGATGGCTGCGCGAGATCCGAGACGTCTACCGGCTGCACCGCGCCGAGCTCGCGACGATCGAGGACGAGGGCGAGCGCTTCAAGCGCCTGGTGGAGCTCAACGTCCAGGAACAGTGCATCCACGTCGCCAAGACCGCCTGCGTGCAGAAGTCGTTCGCAGCCAACGGCTACCCCATCGTGCACGGCTGGGTGTTCGACCTGCACGACGGACTCCTGCGCGACCTCGAGATCCCGTTCGAGCAGATCCTCGACGAGATCAGGGACATCTACCGCCTCACCTGA
- a CDS encoding PaaI family thioesterase yields the protein MSLSEHFPPPVWTAEDIHAFLDRHFREARSFGTEILAIEPGLLRARLPFDKRFLRPGGTISGPTQMTLVDTVFYYLLLAHLGDEALAVTTGLTINFLRRPAQAALLAEARLLKLGKSLCVGDVLLFSEGDERPVAHAQLTYSIPPRRIEVAPELIG from the coding sequence ATGAGCCTGAGCGAGCACTTCCCCCCGCCGGTGTGGACCGCCGAGGACATCCACGCGTTCCTGGACCGTCACTTCCGCGAGGCGCGCAGCTTCGGGACCGAGATCCTGGCGATCGAGCCGGGTCTGCTGCGCGCGCGGCTGCCGTTCGACAAGCGCTTCCTGCGCCCTGGGGGCACCATCAGCGGGCCCACGCAGATGACCCTGGTGGACACGGTCTTCTACTACCTGCTGCTGGCGCACCTGGGCGACGAGGCGCTCGCGGTCACCACGGGCCTGACCATCAACTTCCTGCGCCGGCCGGCGCAGGCGGCGCTGCTCGCCGAGGCGCGGCTCCTCAAGCTTGGCAAGAGCCTGTGCGTGGGGGACGTGCTGCTCTTCAGCGAGGGCGACGAGCGGCCCGTCGCGCATGCTCAGCTGACGTACTCCATCCCGCCGCGGCGCATCGAGGTCGCGCCCGAGCTGATCGGCTGA
- the smc gene encoding chromosome segregation protein SMC: MKIKKLEIVGFKSFVDRTVINFDHDVTGIVGPNGCGKSNVVDAIKWVQGEQSASRLRGKAMDDVIFNGCESRGPHGFAEVSLTFANDDGLAPPEYREYAEIKVTRRLDRTGKSDYRINGAAVRLMDITNLFLGTGVGRRAYSIIEQGRIGYIVSSKPADRRAIIEEAAGITKFKIRKQAAERKMDATRQNLLRVNDIIGELERNLKSLERQAQKAERYKNYRAEQRDLELHVASFRYLELFGEQKVVAHRLTTASDTADSVRQALRTREAEIEARRAELQLVSTEVEEAQRESYRLDNEVRALEGELKQQRDRLENYIEREATAARDLEEVTQQREGLIDERDHLVRALEEAESAEEEAASVLDTENDELMRRRTAVEEAERAVHNARARVTDAQTRIARAEAVSAGFQRRKDEAHARLTKLRDERDDLAGRVMELAQSRSELEARLDGLRNGREQTAERRQQVEDELVALREERVVCDADVEQLREELTTKRSRLRSLQEVQQRFEGVGAGVRALMTRFAENDQERAARGVLGLVADRVEADDEYTRALAAALGDKLQHIVVSGVEAGLDAVGFLREAGKGRAALVPRTPRHQAPPSPAVQGPGVLGRLVDRLRFAPEDRALVEHLLGDVTIVGTFDEAVALHRAQPAHGLLVTLGGERIEADGTIMGGAEDDSGAHMLSMKREMRELEVQVQDLDVRWEARVARQGELRNAIAQRQAEMDATRSEAHDAEIAIVSIEKDLRNIEEEGSRARRRNEDVAGEVEDLAYKLEQAEDEERESSREIEDARETEMEAEGALSAQSNVLEDRRYAVEEQSARVTEVRVRAAQAKERAEGDRNAVERLERSLTELTHRHERLAAEILAASGNQERVRGLIADAIEGLADSTELAMRAQEVLAEVRVRYDAAQEEMGHYEVELKELRAQIEAVGSSVNELKIRSRELELAISHLLESVLERHEVNLPKILTDYHARELPDANMLLRIDELQKLISRMGEINLMAIEEFEEKNGRFQYMDGQRADLEDALSQLERAIRQMNKQSREMFKEAFVSINERFKRIYPEMFRGGKAELKLTDPDNILESGVDIIAQPPGKRLGSLELMSGGEKALTAVALIFAIFQYKPSPFCILDEVDAPLDEANISRFAQAIRQMTARSQFIVITHSKRTMEYTDVLYGVTMEQAGISKLVAVELRGERSGMVDVPAAAVA; the protein is encoded by the coding sequence GTGAAGATCAAGAAGCTCGAAATCGTGGGGTTCAAGTCCTTTGTTGACCGAACGGTCATCAATTTTGATCACGACGTCACGGGCATCGTGGGCCCCAACGGCTGCGGCAAGTCCAACGTGGTCGACGCCATCAAGTGGGTGCAGGGCGAGCAGTCCGCGTCCCGCCTGCGCGGCAAGGCGATGGACGATGTCATCTTCAACGGGTGCGAGAGCCGCGGTCCACACGGCTTCGCCGAGGTCTCGCTGACGTTCGCCAACGACGACGGCCTGGCTCCGCCCGAGTACCGCGAATACGCCGAGATCAAGGTCACCCGCCGCCTCGACCGGACGGGCAAGAGCGACTACCGCATCAACGGTGCGGCCGTGCGCCTGATGGACATCACCAACCTGTTCCTCGGGACGGGTGTCGGCCGCCGCGCCTACTCCATCATCGAGCAGGGGCGCATCGGCTACATCGTGAGCAGCAAGCCGGCCGACCGGCGCGCCATCATCGAAGAGGCCGCGGGCATCACGAAGTTCAAGATCCGCAAGCAGGCCGCCGAGCGCAAGATGGACGCCACGCGCCAGAACCTGCTGCGCGTGAACGACATCATCGGCGAGCTCGAGCGCAACCTGAAGTCGCTCGAGCGGCAGGCGCAGAAGGCCGAGCGCTACAAGAACTACCGCGCCGAGCAGCGCGACCTCGAGCTGCACGTGGCGTCGTTCCGCTACCTGGAGCTGTTCGGGGAGCAGAAGGTCGTGGCGCACCGCCTCACCACCGCCAGCGACACCGCCGACAGCGTGCGCCAGGCGCTGCGCACCCGCGAGGCCGAGATCGAGGCGCGCCGTGCCGAGCTGCAGCTGGTGTCCACCGAGGTGGAGGAGGCCCAGCGCGAGTCGTACCGGCTGGACAACGAGGTGCGCGCCCTCGAGGGCGAGCTCAAGCAGCAGCGCGACCGGCTCGAGAACTACATCGAGCGCGAAGCCACCGCGGCACGCGACCTGGAAGAGGTGACGCAGCAGCGTGAGGGGCTCATCGACGAGCGTGACCACCTGGTGCGTGCCCTCGAGGAGGCCGAGTCCGCCGAGGAAGAGGCGGCATCGGTGCTCGACACCGAGAACGACGAGCTGATGCGCCGTCGTACGGCCGTGGAGGAAGCCGAGCGCGCCGTGCACAACGCCCGCGCCCGCGTGACCGACGCACAGACCCGCATCGCCCGCGCCGAGGCCGTCAGCGCTGGGTTCCAGCGCCGCAAGGACGAGGCCCACGCGCGCCTCACCAAGCTGCGCGACGAGCGCGACGACCTGGCCGGGCGCGTCATGGAGCTGGCGCAGTCTCGCTCCGAGCTGGAGGCGCGCCTGGACGGCCTGCGCAACGGCCGCGAGCAGACGGCCGAGCGGCGTCAGCAGGTCGAGGACGAGCTGGTCGCGCTGCGCGAAGAGCGCGTGGTGTGCGACGCGGACGTGGAGCAGCTGCGTGAGGAGCTGACCACCAAGCGCTCCCGCCTGCGCTCGCTGCAAGAGGTCCAGCAGCGCTTCGAAGGCGTGGGCGCCGGCGTGCGCGCTCTGATGACGCGCTTCGCCGAGAACGATCAGGAGCGCGCCGCGCGCGGGGTGTTGGGCCTGGTGGCCGACCGCGTCGAGGCTGACGACGAATACACGCGCGCGCTCGCGGCGGCGCTGGGCGACAAGCTGCAGCACATCGTGGTCAGCGGCGTGGAAGCGGGGCTCGACGCCGTCGGGTTCCTGCGCGAGGCCGGCAAGGGGCGCGCCGCGCTCGTGCCGCGCACCCCGCGTCACCAGGCCCCGCCCTCCCCCGCCGTCCAGGGCCCCGGTGTGCTCGGCCGCCTGGTGGACCGGCTGCGCTTCGCACCCGAAGACCGCGCCCTCGTCGAGCACCTGCTGGGCGACGTCACCATCGTCGGCACCTTCGACGAGGCCGTGGCGCTGCACCGCGCGCAGCCCGCGCACGGCCTGCTGGTCACGTTGGGCGGCGAGCGCATCGAGGCCGACGGAACCATCATGGGCGGCGCCGAGGATGACTCGGGCGCGCACATGCTCTCCATGAAGCGCGAGATGCGCGAGCTCGAGGTGCAGGTGCAGGACCTGGACGTCCGCTGGGAGGCCCGCGTGGCGCGCCAGGGCGAGCTGCGCAACGCCATCGCGCAGCGCCAGGCCGAGATGGACGCCACGCGCTCGGAGGCGCACGACGCCGAGATCGCCATCGTCTCCATCGAGAAGGACCTCCGCAACATCGAGGAAGAGGGCTCGCGCGCGCGGAGGCGCAACGAGGACGTGGCGGGCGAGGTCGAAGACCTGGCCTACAAGCTGGAGCAGGCCGAAGACGAAGAGCGCGAGTCGTCGCGCGAGATCGAGGACGCGCGCGAGACCGAGATGGAGGCCGAGGGCGCGCTGTCCGCTCAAAGCAACGTGCTGGAGGACCGCCGCTACGCCGTGGAGGAGCAGTCCGCGCGGGTGACCGAGGTGCGCGTGCGCGCCGCGCAGGCGAAGGAGCGCGCCGAGGGCGACCGCAACGCCGTGGAGCGCCTGGAGCGCAGCCTGACCGAGCTCACGCACCGCCACGAGCGGTTGGCGGCCGAGATCCTCGCGGCCTCCGGCAACCAGGAGCGCGTACGGGGCCTCATCGCCGACGCCATCGAGGGCCTGGCCGACAGCACGGAGCTGGCCATGCGGGCGCAAGAGGTGCTGGCCGAGGTGCGCGTGCGCTACGACGCGGCCCAGGAGGAGATGGGCCACTACGAGGTGGAGCTCAAGGAGCTGCGGGCCCAGATCGAGGCCGTGGGCAGCTCGGTCAACGAGCTGAAGATCCGCAGCCGCGAGCTGGAGCTGGCCATCAGCCACCTGCTCGAGAGCGTGCTGGAGCGGCACGAGGTGAACCTCCCCAAGATCCTCACGGACTACCACGCGCGCGAGCTGCCCGATGCGAACATGCTGCTGCGCATCGACGAGCTCCAGAAGCTCATCTCGCGCATGGGCGAGATCAACCTCATGGCCATCGAGGAGTTCGAGGAGAAGAACGGGCGCTTCCAGTACATGGACGGACAGCGCGCCGACCTCGAGGACGCGCTGAGCCAGCTGGAGCGCGCCATCCGGCAGATGAACAAGCAGAGCCGCGAGATGTTCAAGGAAGCCTTCGTGAGCATCAACGAGCGCTTCAAGCGCATCTACCCGGAGATGTTCCGCGGCGGCAAGGCCGAGCTCAAGCTCACGGACCCGGACAACATCCTCGAGTCCGGCGTGGACATCATCGCCCAGCCGCCCGGCAAGCGCCTGGGCTCGCTCGAGCTGATGAGCGGTGGTGAGAAGGCGCTCACGGCCGTGGCGCTCATCTTCGCCATCTTCCAGTACAAGCCGAGCCCCTTCTGCATCCTGGACGAGGTGGACGCCCCGCTCGACGAGGCGAACATCAGCCGCTTCGCCCAAGCCATCCGGCAGATGACGGCGCGCTCGCAGTTCATCGTCATCACGCACAGCAAGCGCACCATGGAGTACACCGACGTGCTCTACGGCGTGACGATGGAGCAGGCGGGTATCTCCAAGCTCGTGGCCGTCGAGCTGCGCGGCGAGCGCAGCGGCATGGTGGACGTGCCCGCTGCGGCCGTCGCCTGA
- a CDS encoding TetR/AcrR family transcriptional regulator → MIDVRDEILKEATRLFAAHGFDGTSVQSIAEAVGIRKPSLLYHFPSKDELRRCVLDQMLDHWNQELPRLLLAAAREERFEKVMESLIGFFLEDPDRARLIVRESLDRPSEMNERLGRFVRPWVEVVADQLARARDKGLVQAKVDPQAYAVQVINMVVGGVAIVDSLDVLLPNDAKHGTTRERHVRELIRMARASLYVPG, encoded by the coding sequence ATGATCGATGTTCGCGACGAAATCCTGAAGGAAGCCACGCGCTTGTTCGCGGCGCACGGCTTCGACGGCACGTCGGTGCAGAGCATCGCGGAGGCCGTCGGTATCCGGAAGCCGAGCTTGCTCTATCACTTCCCCAGCAAGGACGAGCTGCGCCGCTGTGTGCTGGACCAGATGCTCGACCACTGGAACCAAGAGCTGCCGCGGCTGCTGTTGGCGGCGGCGCGGGAGGAGCGCTTCGAGAAGGTGATGGAGTCGTTGATCGGCTTCTTCCTCGAAGACCCCGACCGCGCGCGCCTCATCGTGCGCGAGTCGCTCGACCGGCCCTCGGAGATGAACGAGCGGCTGGGGCGCTTCGTACGGCCGTGGGTCGAGGTGGTGGCCGATCAGCTGGCCCGCGCGCGCGACAAGGGCCTCGTGCAGGCGAAGGTGGACCCGCAGGCCTACGCCGTGCAGGTGATCAACATGGTGGTCGGCGGCGTGGCCATCGTGGACAGCCTGGACGTGCTGCTGCCGAACGACGCGAAGCACGGGACGACGCGCGAGCGGCATGTGCGCGAGCTGATCCGCATGGCGCGCGCGAGCCTCTACGTGCCGGGCTGA
- a CDS encoding cupin domain-containing protein — MSVPNLFEGVEPPAVGETFTALLTTPSVTIERIVSSLRPEGGEYDQPHDEWVVLLRGDAELEVAGQTRTLRAGDYVLLPAHTKHRVLRTSHGALWLAVHMTSPKR; from the coding sequence ATGAGCGTGCCCAACCTCTTCGAGGGGGTCGAGCCCCCAGCCGTAGGTGAGACGTTCACCGCCCTCCTCACCACGCCGAGCGTGACCATCGAGCGCATCGTGTCGTCGCTGCGACCGGAAGGCGGCGAGTACGACCAGCCGCACGACGAGTGGGTCGTGCTGTTGCGAGGAGACGCCGAGCTCGAGGTGGCAGGCCAGACGCGGACGCTGCGCGCGGGCGACTACGTCCTTCTCCCAGCGCACACCAAGCACCGGGTGCTGCGCACGAGCCACGGTGCGCTCTGGCTGGCGGTGCACATGACGTCCCCGAAGCGCTGA
- a CDS encoding bifunctional aldolase/short-chain dehydrogenase: MKSRYTETGAAEAIIAYADQPGCNEDIALRVYTSRLLGSDGSLVLHGGGNTSVKTQLHDDTGALVDVLCVKGSGWDLDTLEPRGLPAVRLSTLVQLRDREVLSDEAMVNAQRTRLLDASAPNPSVETLLHAFLPAKYVDHSHADAVLALANQPDAARVCAEVFGSTLAVVPYVMPGFALAKLAAEVAAAHPGACGLVLLNHGLFTFGDTARESYERHIAAVDKAERYIRTRVAALGDDVARKVPKPLDYAFLAPILRGELSGGDTPRYVLQRRTSPVIESLLSRGDLEDLATRGVPTPDHVIRTKNTPVVLRLTPDMDEATVRALLRSALDEYRTRYLAYVERESAGRGRRVQTLDPDPRVFLVPGLGVITVGKTVSAARIAADLVEHTAGILEDAEALGRYQPLPDEHIFDMEYWSLEQAKLGKAAGRPLDAHVVLVTGAASGIGAATAKRFAELGANVFLTDRDEEALGRQLSTLAAAGVAGAVCDVTDPDAVEATLSACVERFGGVDVVVSNAGLASQGRMHEVPFDTLRASFEVNLFAHHHVAAAASRIMRRQGLGGSLLFNASKAAFNPGPDFGPYAIPKAALVALMKQYALDNGDVGIRSNAVNADRVRTGLLPPGFVAQRAAARGLDEDAYFESNLLHREVRAEDVARAFTDLALARATTGSVVTVDGGNIAASPR; this comes from the coding sequence GTGAAGAGCCGCTACACCGAGACGGGCGCCGCCGAGGCCATCATCGCGTACGCCGACCAGCCGGGCTGCAACGAGGACATCGCGCTGCGCGTCTACACGTCGCGCCTGCTGGGCAGCGATGGTTCGCTGGTGTTGCACGGGGGCGGCAACACCTCCGTGAAGACGCAGCTGCACGATGATACGGGAGCGCTGGTGGACGTCCTCTGCGTGAAGGGCAGCGGCTGGGACCTGGACACCCTCGAGCCGCGCGGCCTCCCCGCCGTGCGCCTGTCGACGCTGGTGCAGCTGCGGGACCGCGAGGTCCTGAGCGACGAGGCCATGGTCAACGCGCAGCGCACGCGCCTGCTCGACGCGAGCGCACCGAACCCGTCGGTCGAGACCCTGCTGCACGCCTTCCTGCCCGCGAAGTACGTGGATCACTCCCACGCCGACGCCGTGCTCGCCCTGGCGAACCAGCCCGACGCGGCGCGCGTGTGCGCCGAGGTGTTCGGCAGCACCCTGGCGGTGGTGCCCTACGTCATGCCGGGGTTCGCGCTGGCCAAGCTGGCGGCCGAGGTCGCGGCCGCGCACCCCGGAGCGTGCGGACTGGTGCTGCTCAACCATGGGCTGTTCACGTTCGGCGACACGGCGCGCGAGAGCTACGAGCGGCACATCGCGGCCGTGGACAAGGCCGAGCGCTACATCCGCACGCGCGTCGCCGCGCTGGGCGACGACGTGGCGCGCAAGGTGCCGAAGCCGCTGGACTACGCGTTCCTCGCGCCCATTTTGCGTGGCGAGCTCTCCGGCGGGGACACGCCACGCTACGTGCTGCAGCGGCGCACGTCGCCAGTCATCGAGAGCCTGCTCTCACGGGGCGACCTCGAGGACCTCGCTACGCGCGGCGTCCCCACCCCCGACCACGTGATCCGCACCAAGAACACGCCGGTCGTGCTGCGCCTCACGCCCGACATGGACGAGGCGACGGTGCGCGCGCTGCTGCGCTCCGCCCTCGACGAGTACCGCACACGCTACCTCGCGTACGTCGAGCGCGAGTCCGCTGGCAGGGGTCGTCGTGTGCAGACGCTGGACCCGGATCCGCGCGTGTTCCTCGTCCCGGGCCTGGGCGTCATCACCGTGGGCAAGACGGTGAGCGCGGCGCGCATCGCCGCGGATCTCGTGGAGCACACCGCAGGCATCCTGGAGGACGCGGAGGCCCTCGGTCGCTACCAGCCGCTGCCCGATGAGCACATCTTCGACATGGAGTATTGGTCGCTCGAGCAAGCCAAGCTCGGCAAAGCGGCAGGGCGCCCACTCGACGCGCATGTCGTGCTGGTCACGGGCGCCGCGAGCGGCATCGGGGCGGCCACCGCCAAGCGCTTTGCGGAGCTGGGCGCGAACGTGTTCCTGACCGACCGTGACGAGGAGGCCCTGGGCCGGCAGCTGAGCACACTGGCCGCAGCGGGCGTGGCTGGCGCGGTGTGCGACGTCACGGACCCCGACGCGGTCGAAGCGACGCTCTCGGCGTGCGTCGAGCGCTTCGGCGGTGTGGACGTCGTCGTCAGCAACGCGGGGCTCGCGTCTCAGGGACGCATGCACGAGGTGCCGTTCGATACGCTGCGCGCCAGCTTCGAGGTGAACCTCTTCGCACACCACCACGTCGCCGCCGCCGCCTCGCGCATCATGCGTCGGCAGGGGCTGGGCGGCTCGCTGCTGTTCAACGCCAGCAAGGCCGCGTTCAACCCAGGGCCCGACTTCGGCCCCTATGCCATCCCCAAGGCCGCGCTGGTCGCGCTCATGAAGCAGTACGCGCTCGACAATGGCGACGTCGGCATCCGCAGCAACGCCGTGAACGCGGACCGCGTGCGCACGGGCCTCCTCCCGCCCGGCTTCGTGGCGCAGCGCGCGGCCGCCCGTGGGCTCGACGAAGACGCCTACTTCGAGAGCAACCTGCTGCACCGCGAGGTGCGCGCCGAGGACGTGGCCCGTGCCTTCACGGACCTGGCGCTCGCTCGGGCGACCACGGGCTCCGTGGTCACGGTCGACGGGGGGAACATCGCCGCCTCGCCGCGCTGA
- a CDS encoding AarF/ABC1/UbiB kinase family protein, with amino-acid sequence METQTSTSAHRPAQPRTQGPRPGASTHASAAAAQELRAWLQVMDAALRVIEQTAWEARALAAEWARAAREDVLLMQQRRDELGQLHARLARATQCGWVLTKIASGYRFHLTRSAFTTRASAARALTRLHAKNAVRFRDLCMAQGGAFLKVGQLLSARPDLLPSVWVDTLSCLQDAAPPVPSDQVVALLERELGASLEQLFASFEREPLAAASIGQVHRAVLHDGRAVAVKVQRPGVDETVELDMDLLVMFLDGMKAMLPPTDYDTIIGEVRALVRAELDYAAELEHTERAAAFFADDARIGAPRPVRSHSTGRVLTTELAPGVKLTTALDALRERAQAGDAAAEGELAEALGLLLQAYVRQILVAGHFQADPHPGNLLYDGAHGLTLLDFGCSKALDVDTRRAYLKLVQAFVVSDRETLVGQLQLLGFRTRSGSADTLLVFADTLLKEFRDAQATGSLRFRRPEDMLEEAKRVLAAAEADPVERIPEEFVMIARVFGTIGGLFSHYEPEIDFGRHVLPTLMVAMTEAA; translated from the coding sequence ATGGAAACCCAGACGTCCACTTCCGCTCATCGTCCCGCGCAGCCCCGTACGCAGGGTCCCCGTCCCGGAGCGTCCACCCACGCGAGCGCCGCAGCGGCCCAAGAGCTGCGCGCCTGGCTGCAGGTCATGGACGCGGCCTTGCGGGTCATCGAACAGACCGCATGGGAGGCCCGCGCGCTGGCCGCGGAGTGGGCCCGTGCTGCGCGCGAGGACGTACTCCTCATGCAGCAGCGTCGCGATGAACTCGGTCAGCTCCATGCGCGGTTGGCCCGCGCCACCCAGTGTGGCTGGGTGCTGACGAAGATCGCGTCCGGCTACCGCTTCCACCTCACCCGCTCCGCGTTCACCACGCGGGCCAGCGCCGCGCGCGCGCTGACCAGGCTGCATGCCAAGAACGCCGTACGCTTCCGTGACCTGTGCATGGCCCAGGGGGGCGCGTTCCTGAAGGTGGGGCAGCTGCTCTCCGCGCGGCCCGACCTCCTGCCCAGCGTCTGGGTGGACACCCTGTCGTGCCTGCAGGATGCGGCGCCCCCCGTCCCCTCCGATCAGGTGGTCGCGCTGCTCGAGCGCGAGCTGGGGGCGTCGCTCGAGCAGCTGTTCGCGTCGTTCGAGCGGGAGCCGCTCGCGGCGGCCAGCATCGGGCAGGTGCACCGCGCCGTCCTGCACGACGGGCGCGCCGTGGCCGTCAAGGTGCAGCGCCCGGGCGTAGACGAGACGGTGGAGCTCGACATGGACCTGCTGGTGATGTTCCTCGACGGCATGAAGGCCATGTTGCCGCCCACCGACTACGACACGATCATCGGGGAGGTGCGCGCTCTCGTCCGCGCGGAGCTGGACTACGCCGCAGAGCTGGAACACACGGAGCGCGCCGCCGCGTTCTTCGCCGACGATGCGCGCATCGGCGCGCCACGCCCGGTCCGTTCGCACTCCACCGGGCGCGTGCTCACGACCGAGCTGGCGCCCGGCGTGAAGCTGACGACCGCGCTCGATGCGCTGCGCGAGCGCGCCCAGGCGGGGGACGCCGCGGCCGAGGGGGAGCTGGCCGAGGCGCTCGGGCTCCTGCTCCAGGCCTACGTGCGGCAGATCCTGGTGGCCGGTCATTTCCAGGCCGACCCCCACCCGGGCAACCTGCTGTACGACGGCGCGCACGGCCTGACGCTGCTCGACTTCGGCTGCTCCAAGGCGCTGGACGTCGACACACGCCGCGCCTACTTGAAGCTCGTGCAGGCCTTCGTGGTGTCGGACCGTGAGACGCTCGTCGGGCAGCTGCAGCTCCTCGGCTTCCGCACGCGCAGCGGCAGCGCCGACACGCTCTTGGTATTCGCGGACACGCTGCTCAAGGAGTTCCGCGACGCCCAAGCGACGGGCTCGCTGCGCTTCCGGCGCCCCGAGGACATGCTCGAGGAGGCCAAGCGCGTGCTGGCCGCGGCCGAGGCCGACCCGGTCGAGCGCATCCCCGAAGAGTTCGTGATGATCGCGCGGGTGTTCGGGACCATCGGCGGGCTGTTCTCGCACTACGAGCCCGAGATCGACTTCGGCCGGCACGTCTTGCCCACCTTGATGGTGGCGATGACCGAGGCTGCCTGA
- a CDS encoding diguanylate cyclase yields the protein MSDSQPPRPLILVVDDDRVTREFLGGLLRGNGHHVEIVEHGQAAVDRLTKGGVDLILLDIIMPGLSGVDTCRLLKSMTQDAFVPVMLVTAKSDMDSRIEGLRIGADDYVCKPFDERELLARVGNMLRLKQMHDDVTNAKHRLEKLAVLDELTGLYNYRYLHTRLNEEFKRAERYRDPLACAMIDIDHFKGFNDSFGHHTGDRVLAEVAARLRKAVREIDVVARYGGEEFLLVLPSTHFTGALTVADRVWRGVGSEPVLIDGQSYPVTVSVGVALYPSRDVKTKDQLIKAADRALYQAKDDGRDRICVFQHQGYIYRPASPPEA from the coding sequence GTGTCCGACTCCCAACCCCCGCGCCCCCTCATCCTCGTCGTCGACGACGACCGCGTGACCCGTGAGTTCCTCGGTGGACTGCTGCGAGGCAACGGCCACCACGTGGAGATCGTCGAGCACGGTCAGGCCGCCGTGGATCGGCTGACCAAGGGCGGCGTCGACCTCATCCTGCTCGACATCATCATGCCCGGGCTGTCGGGCGTGGACACCTGCCGCCTGCTCAAGTCCATGACGCAGGACGCGTTCGTGCCCGTGATGCTCGTCACGGCAAAGTCCGACATGGACAGCCGCATCGAAGGGCTGCGCATCGGCGCCGACGACTACGTGTGCAAGCCCTTCGACGAGCGCGAGCTGCTCGCGCGTGTGGGCAACATGCTGCGCCTCAAGCAGATGCACGACGACGTCACCAACGCCAAGCACCGCCTCGAGAAGCTGGCGGTGCTGGACGAGCTGACCGGCCTCTACAACTACCGCTACCTGCACACGCGCCTCAACGAGGAGTTCAAGCGCGCCGAGCGCTATCGCGACCCCCTGGCCTGCGCGATGATCGACATCGACCACTTCAAGGGCTTCAACGACAGCTTCGGCCATCACACCGGCGACCGCGTGTTGGCCGAGGTGGCCGCCCGCCTGCGCAAGGCCGTGCGCGAGATTGACGTCGTCGCGCGCTACGGCGGTGAGGAGTTCCTGCTGGTGCTGCCCAGCACGCACTTCACGGGCGCGCTGACCGTGGCGGACCGCGTCTGGCGCGGGGTCGGCAGCGAACCCGTGCTCATCGACGGACAGTCGTACCCCGTGACTGTCTCGGTGGGGGTGGCGCTGTACCCCAGTCGTGACGTAAAGACCAAAGACCAGCTGATCAAGGCTGCGGACCGCGCGCTCTATCAAGCGAAGGACGACGGCCGCGACCGCATCTGCGTGTTCCAACACCAAGGGTACATCTACAGACCCGCCTCGCCACCCGAGGCCTGA
- a CDS encoding DUF4202 domain-containing protein, whose protein sequence is MSIDLDRVFALIDAANREDPAHELVDGAPQPKEWLYGVRMSERLTAFRPDASMALQIACRAQHLARFKVPRSDYPDGREGYLRWRSDHARKHAEGLTQILTQCGAEQELIDRCAFLVQKKRLRQDAETQALEDVACLVFLEHYALEFAGQHPEPKVIDIVQKTWGKMSEGGHAAALQLILHPAVAAVVKKALA, encoded by the coding sequence ATGTCCATCGACCTCGACCGCGTGTTCGCGCTCATCGACGCTGCCAACCGAGAAGATCCTGCGCACGAGCTCGTGGACGGCGCACCACAGCCCAAGGAGTGGCTCTACGGCGTGCGCATGAGCGAGCGCCTGACCGCCTTCCGACCAGACGCGAGCATGGCCCTCCAGATCGCGTGTCGGGCGCAGCACCTGGCGCGCTTCAAGGTCCCCCGCAGCGACTACCCCGACGGTCGCGAAGGGTATCTGCGCTGGCGCTCCGATCACGCCCGCAAGCACGCCGAGGGTCTCACGCAGATCCTCACGCAGTGCGGCGCCGAGCAGGAGCTGATCGACCGCTGCGCCTTCCTGGTCCAGAAGAAGCGCCTCCGCCAAGACGCGGAGACGCAGGCCCTGGAGGATGTGGCCTGCCTCGTGTTCCTCGAGCACTACGCGCTCGAGTTCGCGGGCCAGCACCCGGAGCCCAAGGTGATCGACATCGTCCAGAAGACCTGGGGCAAGATGAGCGAAGGTGGGCACGCCGCGGCCCTCCAGCTCATCCTGCACCCCGCTGTCGCGGCGGTGGTGAAGAAGGCGCTCGCGTAG